The genomic DNA AActacttggggggggggggggggggggggagcaatcCAAATTAAGGTAACACTATAATAAACAGATTCATTTATGCAGATTTAACTTGTTTGCAGCCCTAATGTTGAATGTACAACAGAGTAAACTGAATCACACATTTActcaaatatttttgtttcaaaaCTCCCCTGCCTTGCAAACTTTGACACTTTACATGCATTGGTACTCTGACTCAAGAATGTGTGTGGTTTGCAGGTGAATGCCGGTTAATGTGATAGTGTATGTAAACGGACTCAGTCTGAGGCTGACCCTACTACGGTTAGCAGCCCTCACGCTTACATTTCGCATCTACCTCCTGCTAACCTCAGAGTGTGTCAGTATGGCAGCCACAGATAAACACCACAGGATGTTTGTACAATGTTAAAGTGTGTGGGAAAGAATATCTCACCTGATCGTAAGAGGCAAATAAAGGCCTACACTTTACTGCAAACTCTTCATCTTCTGAGCTGTAGTGGAAAATCACTGTCCTTTAATTAACTATGATGAAAAAGCTGAGACACCCAGCAACATAACAAAGCTGTAACATGCACGGTTAAGTGTGTGACCAGGTCATTTTCACCTTGTgaaatctgtacttttacttgagACACTTCTTGGTCATCAGGTTATTTCTTCATGACTGTCAAAGAGCAGACACCTGTTAGCTGAGCCTCGTATACCCGCCTGATCTGTAGCTATTATTGTTGTCAGGAAACAGATGTGAGTTCACACACTGGAAAGAAAGTCTGTTTGTGACTGTGGTCTTGTGTGTCTGCACGGTATGgcggtgtgtgagtgtttgtgtgtgtgcgtgtgcagggTGTGGGCGGGTGGGTTTCGGAAAGTATGACTTGGCATTCCCTACACCCGGTTTCTGCCCCTGACTACGGGTTAAATGCACCAGAATTTCTGGCCATACTGTACTGCTCCAcaacacgcatacacacacatagacacacatagtaaatggaaaaaaaaggaatggaaGTGCACGTGAGTGTTCATGTGTGACTGTGAGATGACCTTGGTCAAATGTGGTCAAACCCAGAGAGCTGGGTGGGAAGTGGTTACATATAGTTTGGCTTTCGATCATCCTCTTGTCCAGAAAAGACACATGCACAAGATCAAATGTGCAGAGACATTAGGCTTTGTGCACCGTCAGAGTAATGTAATATGATGTGAGGTCACTCAgagcatgcacgcacgcacacacacacacacacacacacacacacacacacacacacacacacatacatcatttAAAATTTTGGGGCACCACACAATCATAGGATATATTAGATAGATTTGTTCCAGATGATGTAAAACATATAGACTGTGTTAATGACATGCTCATACACATTTctagcacacacatacacacacagatgagaTCCAAAAACAGCTACCCTGGGAACGGTGAATTCCCCAAACCGCAGAGTGCATGAGAGGGTGAGGGGAGTCATGGGAACGCAGGATGCCTGCATGCTTTGCCACTGGGTAAGTAGGCTGGGCCAGAGCTAAAACAgacagagcaaagaaaagacGAAAGCAGAATAATACACATCCTGATTCCGCAAGGATAGATGACAGCATCTGATAGTTCAAAGGCCCATGAGTGAGAATTatccacacacactgtggtcGGTCAGCTGGCTGGACGCTCCAGCAGACACGTATGGTGAAGGAGGTCGATTACAGCTATGCTCCTACACTGACACAGTTTGGGAAAACCCAGATCAGAGAAAGAAGTAGGTGTCAGGGCCTTCGAGGTCTGGGAACGCCTATGGCTCCACCAAATCTGGGGGCCctagaagggggggggggggggggggggggggggattggacTAACTAGGTGGAAAGGTTGAATAGCAGGAGGAGTCAGTGGGGATCCCATTGTGGATCAAGGTAAGGAGGTATctggaagtttttatttttatgatctgggaaaaacaaagtgaaggtCGCCTGTGGCTGGATCAGTCTTAAGTGTTTGGAAAGTTCCAGCCAGTTGGCTCAGTTTATTGACGTCTGTGAAAACCTCCAGAGGTTGCAAATCACGTCAAACACTCGTCCTCTCATGTGTGGTCGCTAAGATTATTTAGTGAAATCATTGTTGTGTACTTGCTCCCacaattaaatgtttaattgcATGGAACAAGAAGGGTTTTGCTTTTGGCAAATCATTATTTGGCAATCATTATAAAAAcctttgttaatttaaaaataaaaatgcatcattGCATTAACAAAAACTTGGCAAATGTAAAATTCATTggtagttttattttgttttgtcttgcagCAAGACAATGTGATCCAGCCATGTCCTTTGTATAACGCCCCCTGACTTAACTTTGAAATATCTTTCTGACCAACCAGAGGCCGTCTTTGTTGTATGCAGGATGTTTATGTTTAGAGGTATATGTTCTCAGTTCCCTCCTTTTAACCCCCcaaatactcacacacacacacacacacacacacacacacacacacacacacacacactttcgcTCTTTCTCATTACCTTCATTTCATACCCATCCTGCCGAGTGACAAAGCCGTGGCGCGTCtttcaaaatgaatacaaagCTCGACAGGTGAGCAAAATCAAGACATTCTATTTATATGTTGTGTATGTCCTTGAAGTCAAGATTTGTACacaattattaaaaacagaaaaaacaggtAGTTATCTGAATTGTGATTCttaaataacagaataaaatatTCTTCATTGGAATTCTCTTTCAATAGGTTTGCCACAATGTcatctttaaatacaattaatAGTGTGTTGAGTATTAATGAGCGGTGAACAACTGTCCTAGTTTCGCTAACATTTGTGAAACTGAGAGTGAGACCAAAGAAGTGAATGTTAGTTGTCTTCTGAGTGTCCATCACTCACGTTTTTTAACCACAGACTTTACATCCCTTCATTTTGGTACACACATTAATTCAAACTTGATCTCAATTTGAGTCATGTGAATGACAAGTAATAAAAGCGTTTGTATAGTGTCCATTAAACTCTAAATGACTGACTTCTACAGAGATCATCTGGAACCATTGCTGTTGGTTTACAAAACGCAACACTTCTTAGAACAGCGTTTTTACTGATGAGATGCTGACTGATAAATCTTGAGCAAAAGTTTTGTgaacaaatgttgttttagaaaaaagaaaagagcaattTAGGTAAAGTGTATATGCTGATTGTTGTGGACTTTGTCGTTTTACCTCAACAACTTTTACACTAAAAATACAGTATATCTATATTCCCTTGTCTTAGTGTGCTTTTACCACGAAAGAAGTTCATCTACCATTACAAAAACATGCGCTGGGCAAAGGGCCGGCATGAAACATACCTTTGCTTTGTAATCAAAAGACGGGTGGGGCCGGACACCTTAACCTTTGATTTTGGACACCTCCGCAATCGCAATGGCTGCCATGTAGAGGTAAGTAACTTAGGGCAAAATGGGGGAGGGAAATTAAAATGGCTTGTTCGGGTAAGAGACTGAAAATAACAATGATGCATCCATAACGTCTTCTTTTGTCTGCTAATACTCAAAAGCTGCTGTTCCTGCGCTACCTGGGGGCCTTGTGCCCTGGTTTATTGGGGTATGGAGGCCCTGGAGAGAAGAGGCTCAGCTACTCTATCACCTGGTTCTGCTCCTGGTCTCCATGTGCCAACTGCTCCACAAGACTGTCCCAGTTCTTCAGCCAGATGCCCAACCTTCGCCTCCGGATCTTCGTCTCTCGCCTTTACTTCTGTGATATGGAGGATAGTTGTGAAAGAGAGGGCTTAAGAATGCTGAAGAAAATCGGGGTGCAGATCACAGTCATGAGTTACAAAGGTGGAGGCATAATTGGAGTAGTGAATATTGAATATTAGAATTATAAAGAGAGAAtagacatttttctgatttatcTAGGATCAACTTTAGGAAGATTAAGCCatccaaaaatgtgtttattttttcatgaaattaacATGTGGAAATTAAGGATTatgtttttcctccctcttcagATTTCTTCTATTGTTGGCAGACATTTGTGGCTTGTAAGCAAAGCAGCTTCAAGGCATGGGGAGAGCTGCACCAGAACTCTGTTCGTCTTTCCAGGAAACTCAAGCGCATCCTACAGGTAGATTTTCCACGTTTCATGCTTTTTCTAAGAGACGAGGGATATGATGAAAACACTTGTGATTTACATCAAATtgacaaatgtgtttctttcttttttttcccccagcccCTTGAAACAGAAGACTTAAGAGATGCCTTCAAGCTTCTTGGACTGTGAAACATCCCCATTACCCTCCTCCTGTTACTATTCAATAAGTCATTCATTTtatagagaaaaagaaaagttggttTTAGTCCTTCACTACAACTGCCAAACTGAGAATGAAAttaactgagaaaaaaaactgtaaggAAATAGCTTTCAAGTTTTGTCAAGGCCTTTCACGTAAACATTGCTGCTACTTTCGGTTTCTGAAGCATTATTGCCatgtaaaataaagaattaCTGCCTTCAGTGATATACTGTCCATTTGTAATGTATTCAGGAAACTGCTGCAAATAGGCCGAGTcttatttttcataaatgtgGGACAGAAAATGTTGGTATTCATTGAAGCAGCGGTACAGATATCGTACTGCACTGCAATATGGGGAAATATCGATTTAACACCTAATTTATAAAAGATTATTATCCCAAAGCCCGAACCCCAAAGACTTACCGGAAAGTGCTGCAACTTGAATAGCCTAAGATTATCTTCTTTAACTTCAAACTGTGCTCCTACgatattttaacttttattgatAAAAGTGTGGAAACCCACCTCAAAAGGAAATCGTAGTACTGAAACAGTGACCGGGGTGTGCGCACGTACACTGTGTATTACGGTCACACAGCCGTGGCCCGTTAAAGccgcacggacacacacacacacacaccgtcgtCGTCGTCACCACCACCACCGGCGTGCAACGACTTGAGCATAGAGTCAAGATGGCGACCGAGGGTCAGTACGAGTCGATCCTCTGTGTCAAACCCGAGGTCAACGTTTACCGAATCCCACCGAGAGCATCCAACCGGGCTATCAGGTGAGGAGGGGCAGGGGCCTGGCCGGCTAGCTACCTGACACAGCATCCGCCAGCTACCAGCCATTAGGATCCGTTGCCTCGGCGACCCAAACGTACCGAGCTCATCCCCCGTTTTCTACGCAGCCTGAGGCGACGGCGGTCCTAGTTTTCcctgcttgttgtttttgctgtgaATTTTACAAGGTCACTATAGTAACATGACGTGCACTGAAGTTGGCGGATGCACCTGCACTGCGTTAGCTCATTACCACGAATTGGATTGGCTACACTCCTGtcggtgtgtttatgtgagccTTATCGTCCAGTGGCAGGTCACACGATAATGATTAAACTGTTTAAAAGTGGTTTTCTCTAGGTTAGCCTACCCATTTCAGATTGACATTTTGTTTATCTGACCTTTCAGTTGTTGGTATTAGAGCGGTATCTCTGAAGCTGTCAATAAGtgttgctcaaggacacttcagc from Labrus mixtus chromosome 11, fLabMix1.1, whole genome shotgun sequence includes the following:
- the aicda gene encoding single-stranded DNA cytosine deaminase, whose amino-acid sequence is MNTKLDSVLLPRKKFIYHYKNMRWAKGRHETYLCFVIKRRVGPDTLTFDFGHLRNRNGCHVELLFLRYLGALCPGLLGYGGPGEKRLSYSITWFCSWSPCANCSTRLSQFFSQMPNLRLRIFVSRLYFCDMEDSCEREGLRMLKKIGVQITVMSYKDFFYCWQTFVACKQSSFKAWGELHQNSVRLSRKLKRILQPLETEDLRDAFKLLGL